The segment GAATCCACCATGTGAACATCCACCAGTTGAACATCCACCAGTTGAACAGCAAGCAGCTTCAGGAGCACAGCAGCTGGGTCCGGGGCAGCAAGCAGCTTCAGGAGCACAACAGTTGGGTCCTGAAGAAGGGCAGCATGCAGCTTGAGGAGCACAGCAGCTGGGATCAGCTGGGCAGCAAGTCGCTTCGGGTGCACAGCAGCTAGGGTCCGGGCAGCAAGTCGCTTCGGGAGCACAGCAGCTGGGGTCCGGGCAGCAAGTTGCTTCCGGTGCACAGCAAGAAGCTTCAGGAGCACAGCAAGTTGGAGCTGTGTCGCAACATCCACCTTTATTGTGGCTGAACAAGCTGCCTAGTTTATCCAGGCAGGAAGTTGGAGCACAGCAGCTGGGAGCAGCCTCACAGCAGCAGGGTGGTTTAATATCGGAGCACTTACGTTGGTAAGTGTAGACATTGGATTTACAAGGTCGAGTAATCGTAGGTTTACAACACTCAGGCTGACATGTAGACGCACAACCACAGCTTTTGTGACTTCCGAGAAGTCCATCGAACAAGCTTCCGGCTTGCACGCCTGTGGTCAGACCTAAAGTCGCCAAAATCGCGAAATATAATCTGAACTGTTTCATAAGAAAAGCATCTCCTTCCGTTGGGATCCTTTGAAGGCCGTCCTTACCTATTATAAAAGTCGGTACTTCGACTCGAGGCGGTCTTCTAAATAGGCGTTTCAAAGTTCGTCTGGCCATTCTCAACCGCCGCAACGCGCGTCGCAAAGATTAAGAAGCCCCGACTCATCCATGAAAAATAGGTTAGGCGGCGAAAACGTTTTCACCGTTGATATAGAATTGAGTCCTCTTCGAATAATCGTTTCCTGGATCATGATTCTCGAAAACGCGATTTCCAGGTTGTCAACGAAAATTGTATTGAGAGTATTTTGATTGACTCGAAGAGTACTTTCTATGTCGGACTGACCTTGACTATCGTCGTGGATTTCGCAATCCCTTGAATGTCTCAACTCGTTATTCTGCAAAAAGGTTACGTCGATTTTGGTTCCAGATTCAGCGGTTGTTCCGGTTAGGTAAAACGAGGCTGAGTTTGCTGGCGAGTTGAGGGCTGAAACGGTGATTGGCGCATTAAGCTGGGAAGGATATCGCGGCCTTGGGAAGAGTGGAGATGTAATCTTTCTTTTCGTATCGTGCCTTTGGACGCTCCAAATGCATAAAGCCAGCCTGATAAGTCAGGCTGGCTTTAGGTGTATGGATGATGAGGGGCGCGCCGGTCGCGTTGAAACTGTTGACGCTTTTAGCAGGATTGCCCCAATCAAACTGTCTGGGTTACAGGTTCAGAAGTTCCTTGTAATAAGCAACGGTCTGTTCAAGACCTTTTTTCAGATCAACCTGAGGTTCCCAGTTATTCAAGTATTTCTTGGCGAGCGTAATATCGGGCTGACGCTGTTTGGGATCGTCTTTGGGAAGCTCGACGTGAGATACGGGTGAGGATGAACCGGTGACTTCAATAATCTTTTCGGTTAATTCCAACATGGTATTTTCGGTTGGGTTTCCGATGTTGACCGGTCCGGTCGTTTCGTCCTGATCCATCAATCGCATCATGCCTTCGAGCAGGTCGTGTACGAAACAGAAGGAGCGGGTCTGGCTACCGTCGCCGTAAACCGTCATTGGTTCGCCACGTAAGGCTTGAGTGATGAAGTTGGAGATCACCCGACCATCGTTGGGATCCATGCGAGGTCCGTAGGTATTGAAAATACGGATCAGGCGGATCTCCAAGTTGTGAGAGATATGGTAGTTCATGCAGAGCGACTCGGCGACACGTTTGCCTTCGTCGTAGCAGCTGCGAGGTCCGATCGGATTGACGTGGCCCCAGTAGTCTTCCTGTTGCGGATGGATTTCGGGGTCGCCGTAGACTTCGGAAGTAGATGCTTGCAGGATGCGGGCCTTGCAGCGTTTGGCGAGACCCAGCATGTTGACCATTCCAACCGTCGATGTTTTGATCGTCTTGATCGGGTTGTACTGGTAAGCTTCGGGCGAAGCGGGACAGGCGAGGTTGTAGATCTGGTCAACTTCAAGAAAGATCGGATGGACAATATCGTGTCGGATCAGCTCGAAGCGAGGGTTCCCGATGAGGTGTTCGATATTTCGTTTTTTACCGGTGAAGAAGTTATCCAGGCAGATGACCTCATCGCCACGTTCGATGAGACGATCACATAAGTGACTGCCCAGAAAACCTGCGCCACCTGTCACTAAAATAGTTGCCATGTTTTGATTCATTCCTTGGAGATAAAAATTGGCCGGGTCGTCTGGAGCGGAGACCGGGCATCAGGTCAAATTTCGTGCTCCACGATAGTCCCGGATGGTTGCGAATGTAAAGGAACATGGGAAGAGTTACCCTTGAATGTAGGGTATTTGAGATGAAGTGTTAAATATTTATGCAGATTGGCGTACATACTGGGCAGCAGATTGATCGAGGGCAAGAGGCTGGGAAATGGAACTCGATCTTGCCAGCGAAGACGAGATCAATTACTAAACCTTGTGGGACGTTAAGTTTAGAACTGAAAACAGGCATGTTTGATGACTGTTGAATGCGATGACCGCATAATCAAGTCGTAGCCGGCCGTCTGAAACTCTCGCCGTGCAATGAGCTGCGGCTAAGCGTCTTACCCATCAATGGATGGTGATGGGTGGGTAATAATGAATCGATTCAGCAGGATAGAAAAACTGTCCATCTGCGACGGCCAATACCTGTTATTCACAAGGATGTGTAAAAAGTGTTACCAAATATAACGAACGCGGTGTGGACCCGACTTGAGCGGGTGGCATTTATTAAAAGCGCGATTCTCTGTTTGCCATTGATGGTCTGTCTTTTTGTGCTGGGCTGCCGATCGACACCTGTCAGCGGTCGCAAACAGGTTTTGCTGGTTCCGGAACAACAGGAAATCCAGATGGGGGCTCAAGCTTACACCGAGATCCTGTCAAAAGAGACCCGTTCGGCGAATCCTCGTTTTGAGGAACTGGTGAATCGGGTAGGGCAGCGAATCGCGGAAGTGGTGAATCGTCCTGACTTCCAGTGGGAATTCACCGTTGTTCAATCGAAAGAGATGAACGCTTTTGCATTACCGGGTGGCAAAGTTTGTATTTACGAAGGGCTATTGCCGATCTGTGAAGATGAAGCGGGGCTGGCTGTGGTGATGTCGCATGAGGTGGCTCATGTGAT is part of the Polystyrenella longa genome and harbors:
- a CDS encoding UDP-glucuronic acid decarboxylase family protein, which codes for MATILVTGGAGFLGSHLCDRLIERGDEVICLDNFFTGKKRNIEHLIGNPRFELIRHDIVHPIFLEVDQIYNLACPASPEAYQYNPIKTIKTSTVGMVNMLGLAKRCKARILQASTSEVYGDPEIHPQQEDYWGHVNPIGPRSCYDEGKRVAESLCMNYHISHNLEIRLIRIFNTYGPRMDPNDGRVISNFITQALRGEPMTVYGDGSQTRSFCFVHDLLEGMMRLMDQDETTGPVNIGNPTENTMLELTEKIIEVTGSSSPVSHVELPKDDPKQRQPDITLAKKYLNNWEPQVDLKKGLEQTVAYYKELLNL
- a CDS encoding M48 family metallopeptidase; the encoded protein is MLPNITNAVWTRLERVAFIKSAILCLPLMVCLFVLGCRSTPVSGRKQVLLVPEQQEIQMGAQAYTEILSKETRSANPRFEELVNRVGQRIAEVVNRPDFQWEFTVVQSKEMNAFALPGGKVCIYEGLLPICEDEAGLAVVMSHEVAHVIARHGSERMSHEMIAQGAGKALDIFTDELTVEEQAIWKKAYGLGSQYGVILPYSRKHEMEADVIGVKLMAEAGYDPSAAVEFWERFAAAKGGEQQPEWLSTHPSDGSRAAALREELPNALTIYSKAQRKSGLGERL